The window ATCCCCGATCATGCGAAAGAAAGCCTGTGGCACGCGCCCGATGGCCATGCGATCCGCCGGATCGATTACCCCGGTGTCTCGCCAAAAGGTTCGATCCTGTTCTTGCCTGGGCGCGGCGATGCTTATGAAAAATATCTTGAAGCGATGGAGGAGTGGCACCGGGCGGGCTGGCGCGTAACCGGAGCCGACTGGCGCGGGCAGGCCGGATCCGGCCGGCTTGGCAAGGACGAAGTGACCGGTCATGTTTCCGACTTTTCCGACTGGATCGATGACCTGCGGCGTTTGTGGAGCGATTGGCAGGCCGAAACGCCGGGGCCGCATATCCTCGCCGCGCATTCGATGGGTGGCCACCTCGCGTTGCGCGCGGTCGTGGAGGGCGCGGTGCAGCCGGACGGGCTGATCCTGTCAGCCCCTATGCTGGGCTTTACCGCGCAGAAACTTCCGATCGCACTGATGCATGGCGCGGCGCGGCTGATGGCCCGCATGGGAGATCCTGCGCGCCCGGCCTGGAAGTGGAGTGAGAAACCGGGCGAGATCCCGGCCCGCCGCCGCGCGCTGCTGACCCATGACGACGAGCGCTATGAAGACGAGCTGTGGTGGCGCGACATGCGGCCCGAACTGGTCATGGGCCCGGGCAGTTGGGGCTGGGTGGAGCGGGCCTATGCCTCGATGCGAGCGATGTTCGCCAAGGGGCGGCTCGAAGCGGTGCAAGTGCCGGTGTTAATCGTGGCCACCAGCAACGACAAACTGGTCGGCTTCGAAGCTATCGAGGAAGCGGCGGCCCGCCTGAACGATGCGGAACTGGTGACGTTCGGCAGGGAAGCGCGGCATGAAATTTTGCGCGAGGCAGACCCGATGCGCGCCCGCGCCATGACGGCGATCAATGCGTTTCTTGATCGTATTGCAAGTGAACATGCTCAGCGCCGGACGACGCGGCAGAGCTGATCTTGGACGAGATTTACGATATTGCTATCATCGGTGCCGGGATGGCCGGGGCCAGCCTTGCTGCCGAATGCGCTCCCGATGCGAGCGTGGTGGTGCTGGAAGCTGAGGATGCACCGGGCTACCACGCCACCGGCCGCAGCGCTGCGTTCTGGGAACAATGTTATGGCGGGCCGGACATTGTGCCGCTCACTCTGGCATCGGGCGAGTATCTTCGGGACGGCGGGTTCCTCGACCGGCGCGGCGCGTTGTACATTGCGCGCGAAGCGGACCAGTCGAAGATAGAAGCGTTCGCCGAACGGTTTGCAGGTTCGGGCGCACGCTTCAGCCGGATCGACCGGTCCGCTCTCAAACAGCACATACCGGGCTTGCACGACGCTTGGCGCCACGCAATTTGGCAGCCCGATTGCGCGGATATCGATGTGGCGGCGCTACACGCGCACTATCTTGCAGCGATACGGCGCAATGGCGGCGTTATGAGACTGCGCGCGCGGCTGAATGGGGTCCGCCGGCGCAAGGATGTGTGGGAGCTGGACTGCGAAAATGGCGATCCTGTGCATGCCAGGACGCTCGTCAATGCGGCTGGTCCGTGGGCCGATCCGGTGGCACAGATTGCCGGTGCCGCACCATGCGGCATCCAGCCCCTGCGCCGGACGGTTGTGCAGCTGCGCTGCGATCCTGCGCCCTTGCCGCGCCAACCGCTGGCCCTCGACATATCGGGCGGGTTCTATTTCAAGCCGGAGAGCGGACGCGTCTGGCTCAGCCCGCATGACGAAACGCCGAGCGCGCCGTGCGACGCAGCGCCCGAGGAACTGGCGGTGGCAGAGGCGGTGGCGCGTTTCGAACAGGTGGTCGACTGGCGCATTGGAGCGGTCGAGCGGAGCTGGGCCGGGTTGCGCAGCTTCACTGCCGACCGCAGGCCCGTCTATGGTTTCGACCCGGCAGTACCGGGTTTCTTCTGGTTTGCCGGGCAGGGCGGTTTCGGCATCCAGACCGCCCCCGCCGCAGCGCGACTGGGCTCGCAATTGCTTTTGGGCAAGCCGCGTGACGCAATGACAGCGGGGCTCGATGCGATGCTCTATTCGCCCGCGCGCTTCGGGTGCAATTAGTCACCACAATCGATATGGTATCCATACCGACAACGCAGGAGAACAGCATGTCCCATCGTTTCGAAGTGAGGAAGAACAAGGCGGGCGAGTTCGTCGCCTATTATGTGTACAACAGCGAATCCATCTTCTGGACCGAAGGATACAGCTCGAAAGCCGGAGCGATGAATGCAATCAAATCCATCAAGGAACGCGGTGCCGATGCCGAAGTGGTCGATACGACTGCCACATAGGAAAAAGGCGGCGGCGCTTTAAGCTTCGTCGCCGACGACCTGGCCGCGCGCGACCGCGTCGGCCGCGTTGCTGGCGAGCTGGTCCGCGCGCTCGTTTTCCGGGTGTCCGGCGTGGCCCTTCACCCAGTGCCACGTTACCCGGTGCCGGGTGTTGGCCTCGTCCAGGGCGCGCCACAGATCCTCGTTCTTTACGGGTTTCTTGGCCGCAGTTTTCCAGCCGCGCTTCTTCCAGCCGTGGATCCAGCCGGTAATACCGTCCATCACATATTTGCTGTCGGTGTAGAGATCGACCTGGCAGGCCTCTTTCAACGCGTCCAACGCCTGGATCGCAGCCAGCATTTCCATCCGATTGTTGGTTGTGTCGGGCTCGCCGCCCGAAATTTCCTTCTCGCGGCTACCCATGCGCAGCAACGCACCCCAGCCGCCGGGGCCGGGGTTGCCCTTGCAAGCGCCGTCTGTGAAAATCTCAACATTCTTCATATCGTAAAGGCCTGTGCGCCGTGTTCGGCATAGAAGGTCAGGCGGCGCGCAAACTCCATCGGGTCTTTCCGCGTCACCAGCGCATCGCCAGGCGTATCGATCCAGTCCGCCGCACGGGTTGCGACAAAGCGCATCGCTGCGCCCTGCGCCAGGATCGGGAGCGCGTCACGTTCGGCTGCGGATAGCGGTCGTACCGCTGCGTAACCTTCTAGCAGGGCCAAGCCGACTGCCGCGTCGAAATGCTCGCCCGTACGGTCGAAGCACCACGCGGCATGGGTTACGGCAAGGTCGTAAGCAGCCATGTCCTTGCAAGCAAAATAAAAATCGATCAGCCCGCTTACCGCATTTCCGCGCATCAGGACATTGTCTGGAAAAAGATCCGCATGGATGATCGCCTGCGGAAGATCGTCCGGCCACGCGGCCATAAGTCGAGGTAGATGCGCTTCGATAAATTCAGGCAGGTCGGCATCGATTTGCGCCAACTGGCTGTCGGTATATTGCCCCAACAGAGCCTGCCAGTCGGACGGTCGCAAATCGTTTTCGCGTGTTCCAGCGAAGTCTGCCGAAGCCAGATGCATACCGGCCAACGCCTTGCCCACCGAATGCGCCTGCGCCGGGGTGGGCCGATCCACCGAAACGCCCGGCAGGAATTCTATCAGCGCAACCGCCTTGTTTCCGACCATACGAAATGCAGCCCCGGAACGGTCGTGAATAGTGCGCGGTACGGGCAAGCTTGCGGCTGAAAGATGGTCGAGAAGTCCGAGGAAAAACGGCAGATCGCCGATCTTGATGCGCCGTTCATACATGGTGAGGATGTACCGCGCGCTGCCATGAGGGCTATCAACCCGCGCTGCGTCGGGGCCGGTGGTCTCCAGCAGCCAGTTGGAATTGGACACACCCTCCGCAATGCCTTTGGCCGACACCAGCTCGCCCACATCGTAATGCGCGATCAGTCCGGATAAATTTTCGGCGGAAAGATGGGTGTAGACGGCCATCGCCGGAATGCGCGCCGGTTCAGTCGGTCAATTGGCGGGGAAGCTTGAAAACCATCTTCTCCTGCGCGGACACGAATGTGTGTTCTTCCACCTCGCGCCATTCGGAAATGCGGTCGACGACTTCGCGAACCAGCTTTTCCGGTGCGCTCGCTCCGGCTGTCAGCCCCAGCGTTCCGACACCGTCCAGCCACGTAGGATCGATCTCGCTGGCGCGCTGGATCAGGCGGGCATCGGTGCCCAGCCGCTCGGCAACTTCAACCAGTCGCAGGGAGTTGGAAGAATTGGGTGCGCCGATCACCAGCACCAGATCGGAACCGGGTGCGATCTGCTTTACTGCCGCTTGCCGGTTGGACGTGGCATAGCAGATATCCTCCGCCTTGGGGCCGACGATATGCGGATATTTGATGCGCAATGCTTCCACGATGGCGTGCGTATCATCCACGGAAAGCGTGGTCTGGGTGAGAAAAGCCAGCGGGTCTTCGGCGGTGAAGGATAGCGCGGCAACGTCTTCCGCCGTTTCGACCAGCGTCATGGTTCCATCGGGAACCTGGCCCATTGTGCCGATTACTTCAGGGTGGCCCTGATGGCCGATGAAGACGATATGCCGTCCCGCCTCGATCTGACGTTCCGCCTGCCGGTGAACCTTGCTGACCAGCGGACAGGTCGCATCGAGATAGTCAAGCTTGCGGCGGTCCGCCTCGTGCGGGACCGATTTCGGCACTCCATGCGCGCTGAACACGACCGAGGCACCGTCCGGCACCTCGTCCAGCTCCTCTACGAAAATTGCGCCTTTCGCCTTCAGTCCGTCCACCACGTAGCGGTTGTGCACGATCTCGTGCCGCACATAGACCGGCGCGCCGTAGCGTTCCAGGCTTCGCTCGACGATTTCGATTGCGCGGTCCACTCCGGCGCAGAACCCGCGCGGCGCGGCTACCAGCAGAGTCAAAGCAGGTTTGCCGGACGGTTCGCCCGATACGGGATCGCTGCGCGTCTCGCTATCTTGAAAGGGAGCGTTCATCCCGCCGCCTCTAGCGCTTTGTCGGCGTGGCCGCTAGGGCGTCTCGCATATCCCGGCGCAGTTTTGCGGCAGGCCCCCCGGCCTCATCGCACTAAGGCGCTGTTGACCGACGATAAGGATCACGACCCGATGAACGCCATCAAGCGTATTGCCACACTTTCCCTGCTTTCCGGCGCAGCGGCCCTCGGCGGATGCGCCCAGGACGGCCAGTTGGTGCTGAGCGACGGGGTCGGCATCACGTCGGTTCGCGGCGTGTGTCCGGCAGTGGGCGTGCCCGATTATACAGGCGATATCACAACTTTCCGTACCCCAGGCAGTACGCTCGCGACCGATATGGACGTAACCGCCAGTATTACCAATGTTCGTTCCACGTGCGACGACAGCTCGGCAAAGGTGTACACCAACGCCACGTTCGACGTGCAGGCCCGCCGGTTCGACACGCGCGGCGCGCGGCAGGTACAGCTGCCGTTCTTCTCCACCGTCCTTCGCGGCGGCTCGACCGTGGTAAGCAAGCGCGTCGGCACGGTAACAGTGAACTTCGCCGATGGTGCGGAACGTGCAACGGCCAGCGCACAGGCAGGCGCCTTCATCGATCGCGCCGCTGCAACTTTGCCGGACGACGTACGCCGCCAGATAACTCGTCGCCGTAAGGCAGGCGACGCGGATGCCGCGCTCGATCCGCTGGCCGATCCGCAGGTTAAGGCTGCTCTCGACCGCGCGAATTTCGAGGTTTTGGTAGGTTTCCAGCTAACGCGGGACCAGTTGGCTTACAACGCCACGCGATAATGGCTTTAGGCAACGGCGATTGGCGGGCACCGCCTTTCGGCGTCTGACACCTTGCGATTCGCCTGCGTTCGGGTAACCCGCGCGCCTATGGCCGATAACCACACACCCTCCGCTGCCGACACCCGACCCAAGGCACTATACGCCCGTTTTGCCGAGAAACTGGATGCGGTGCTCAATGCACTGGAGATGGAAGCGACGCTTCCGCCCGGAACGCCGCGCAGCAATGTGACAATCGAGCCGCCGCGCGATGCGAGCCATGGAGACATGGCGACCAACGCTGCGATGGTCCTGTCGAAGGCCGCTAAGTCGAAGCCGCGCGACCTGGCCGAGACGATCACCACGCATCTTGCTCGCGATCCCGATATCGTGACTGCGGACATTGCCGGACCTGGCTTCATCAATCTGAAACTGGCCGACCGGGTTTGGGTGGAAGAACTGGAACGTATCGCCCAGCAGGGTGGGAATTACGGCCGTTCGGATGTCGGCGGCGGCAAGCGGGTGAACATTGAATTCGTCTCCACCAACCCGACCGGCCCGATGCATATGGGCCATTGCCGGGGCGCGGTGGTGGGCGACGCGTTGTCCTCGCTGCTCGAATGGACCGGCCACGAGGTCACCCGCGAGTATTATGTGAATGATGCCGGCGGTCAGGTTGATGTGCTCGCCCGCAGCGCGCACCTCCGCTATCGCGAGGCGCTGGGCGAAACCGTCACGATCCCGGAAGGGTTGTATCCCGGCAAATACCTCATTCCTGTGGGGCAGGACGCGGCCAACGAATTCGGCGACCGTTACAAGGACGCGCCGGAAGCGGAATGGCTGCAGATTTTTCGTGCCTTCTCTGTCGAACGAATGATGGACCTCATCAAGTCCGACCTGGCGCTGCTCGACATCCATCACGATGTGTTCGCATCAGAAGCGGCCTTGCAGGCGGCAGGCAAACCCGAAGCCGCCGAAAAATGGCTCCGCGAACACGACCTTGTCTATGACGGTGTGCTGGAAGCGCCGAAAGGCAAAACACTGGACGATTGGGAAGCGGTGGAGCTGCCGTTGTTCCGCTCGACCAGGTTCGGAGACGATCAGGATCGCCCGATCAGAAAATCCGATGGCAGCTGGACCTATTTCGGCGCTGATCTGGCCTACCATTTCCAGAAGGCGGAAAATGCCGACGCGCTGATCGATATTTGGGGTGCGGATCATGCCGGGACCGTGAAGCGCATCCGCGCTGCCGTCGCCGCCCTCACCGAAGGGGCCGATCGCGACGTGCCGTTCGACGTCAAGCTGGTACAGATGGTGCATTTGGTGCGCGGCGGCGAACCTGTGAAAATGTCCAAGCGCTCGGGCAACTTCATCACTTTGGCTGATACGGTAGAGGAAGTCGGCAAGGATGTGGTCCGCTTCACCATGCTGACCCGCAAGCCCGAAGCGCAAATGGAATTCGACTTCGCCAAGGTGGTGGAAGCGTCGAAGGACAATCCCGTGTTCTATGTGCAATACGCCCACGCGCGCATCCATTCGACGCTTCGCAAGGCGAAGGCAGGTGATGGAACAGGCGGCGAAAGTGTGGCGCCGTCGGGCAGGGCGCTGCACCGGCTGGAAACGGAAGAACTGGCGCTGGTGCGCGAGGCGGCGCAATTTCCGCGCATTGTGGAAGCCGCTGCGCTGGCCCGGGAGCCGCACCGCATCGCGTTCTATCTCTATGATCTTGCAGCCGCGCTCCACGCGCATTGGCATCTTGGGAATGACCGTCCGGAAAAACGCTTCATCGTGGCACAGGATAGCGAATTGACGGCAGCGAGACTTTTCCTTGGCGCGCAAATCGGGCAGGTTATCAAAAATGGCCTATCCATTCTGGGGGTAGCTGCCGTCGAGGAGATGTGACGCGTGGCGCAGGGCGCAGGCAGCGATACGGGCGGACACGGTTCGGGATTGAACCGGATGATCGACAGGGTCGCCCGAGAAGTGTCGCAGCGCATCAGGCACGGCAGACCGGATCCTGAGTACAGGGCAGCGAATATCGAAGAGCCGGGGGTGGCCGAACCGACAGCGGGCCACGAATTTCTTACCAAAGAGGATCTCATGACAGATCGGGACGAAACGCAAATTGATAATACCGAGGAGCTGGAACTCGCCAATGAGGACGAGCGTCTACCTTGGCTCGAATCCGCGGATTACGACGAGGAAGAGCCCGGCACCGATACCGGTAAGATCATTGCGTTTGTCCTTCTGGCGCTGGTCGCGCTGGCGTTGCTGATCGGCGGCATCTGGTGGCTATCCAATCGCGGTTCCGATTCCGATCTTGTTGCAGAAGGCGGTACGTTGGCTGCACCCGAGGGCGATTACAAGGAACGCCCCGAAGACCGTGGTGGCCGGGAGTTCGAGGGCGCGGGCGATAGTGCGCCAGCCGTTGGTGAAGGCCAGTCGCGCGAAGGCCGATTGGCCAACAGCAATACGAATGCCGGCTCTACGGGCGAAAGCGATGCCCGGCCGAGCATCGACCGCAACCAGTCCGGCGAGCGTCAAACGCCGGCTTCCGACAATGCGGCCAGTGGCGGTGTCGGCGTTCAGGTGGCGGCTTACTCCACCCCCGCCGGGGCCGAGCGGGGCTGGCAGGTTCTGTCGCGCCAGACCGATGTGCTGAAGGGCGTCAAGTATCGCGTCGTCAAAGGCGAAATCGATCGCGGTACCGTAT of the Alteripontixanthobacter maritimus genome contains:
- the rnhA gene encoding ribonuclease HI; protein product: MKNVEIFTDGACKGNPGPGGWGALLRMGSREKEISGGEPDTTNNRMEMLAAIQALDALKEACQVDLYTDSKYVMDGITGWIHGWKKRGWKTAAKKPVKNEDLWRALDEANTRHRVTWHWVKGHAGHPENERADQLASNAADAVARGQVVGDEA
- a CDS encoding NAD(P)/FAD-dependent oxidoreductase, which gives rise to MAGASLAAECAPDASVVVLEAEDAPGYHATGRSAAFWEQCYGGPDIVPLTLASGEYLRDGGFLDRRGALYIAREADQSKIEAFAERFAGSGARFSRIDRSALKQHIPGLHDAWRHAIWQPDCADIDVAALHAHYLAAIRRNGGVMRLRARLNGVRRRKDVWELDCENGDPVHARTLVNAAGPWADPVAQIAGAAPCGIQPLRRTVVQLRCDPAPLPRQPLALDISGGFYFKPESGRVWLSPHDETPSAPCDAAPEELAVAEAVARFEQVVDWRIGAVERSWAGLRSFTADRRPVYGFDPAVPGFFWFAGQGGFGIQTAPAAARLGSQLLLGKPRDAMTAGLDAMLYSPARFGCN
- the argS gene encoding arginine--tRNA ligase gives rise to the protein MADNHTPSAADTRPKALYARFAEKLDAVLNALEMEATLPPGTPRSNVTIEPPRDASHGDMATNAAMVLSKAAKSKPRDLAETITTHLARDPDIVTADIAGPGFINLKLADRVWVEELERIAQQGGNYGRSDVGGGKRVNIEFVSTNPTGPMHMGHCRGAVVGDALSSLLEWTGHEVTREYYVNDAGGQVDVLARSAHLRYREALGETVTIPEGLYPGKYLIPVGQDAANEFGDRYKDAPEAEWLQIFRAFSVERMMDLIKSDLALLDIHHDVFASEAALQAAGKPEAAEKWLREHDLVYDGVLEAPKGKTLDDWEAVELPLFRSTRFGDDQDRPIRKSDGSWTYFGADLAYHFQKAENADALIDIWGADHAGTVKRIRAAVAALTEGADRDVPFDVKLVQMVHLVRGGEPVKMSKRSGNFITLADTVEEVGKDVVRFTMLTRKPEAQMEFDFAKVVEASKDNPVFYVQYAHARIHSTLRKAKAGDGTGGESVAPSGRALHRLETEELALVREAAQFPRIVEAAALAREPHRIAFYLYDLAAALHAHWHLGNDRPEKRFIVAQDSELTAARLFLGAQIGQVIKNGLSILGVAAVEEM
- a CDS encoding alpha/beta fold hydrolase; this encodes MAREAGSGRIRNGDEAAGARVAESGGAENGHAPIDRRAIPDHAKESLWHAPDGHAIRRIDYPGVSPKGSILFLPGRGDAYEKYLEAMEEWHRAGWRVTGADWRGQAGSGRLGKDEVTGHVSDFSDWIDDLRRLWSDWQAETPGPHILAAHSMGGHLALRAVVEGAVQPDGLILSAPMLGFTAQKLPIALMHGAARLMARMGDPARPAWKWSEKPGEIPARRRALLTHDDERYEDELWWRDMRPELVMGPGSWGWVERAYASMRAMFAKGRLEAVQVPVLIVATSNDKLVGFEAIEEAAARLNDAELVTFGREARHEILREADPMRARAMTAINAFLDRIASEHAQRRTTRQS
- a CDS encoding YegP family protein, with the translated sequence MSHRFEVRKNKAGEFVAYYVYNSESIFWTEGYSSKAGAMNAIKSIKERGADAEVVDTTAT
- the thrB gene encoding homoserine kinase, encoding MAVYTHLSAENLSGLIAHYDVGELVSAKGIAEGVSNSNWLLETTGPDAARVDSPHGSARYILTMYERRIKIGDLPFFLGLLDHLSAASLPVPRTIHDRSGAAFRMVGNKAVALIEFLPGVSVDRPTPAQAHSVGKALAGMHLASADFAGTRENDLRPSDWQALLGQYTDSQLAQIDADLPEFIEAHLPRLMAAWPDDLPQAIIHADLFPDNVLMRGNAVSGLIDFYFACKDMAAYDLAVTHAAWCFDRTGEHFDAAVGLALLEGYAAVRPLSAAERDALPILAQGAAMRFVATRAADWIDTPGDALVTRKDPMEFARRLTFYAEHGAQAFTI
- a CDS encoding SPOR domain-containing protein is translated as MAQGAGSDTGGHGSGLNRMIDRVAREVSQRIRHGRPDPEYRAANIEEPGVAEPTAGHEFLTKEDLMTDRDETQIDNTEELELANEDERLPWLESADYDEEEPGTDTGKIIAFVLLALVALALLIGGIWWLSNRGSDSDLVAEGGTLAAPEGDYKERPEDRGGREFEGAGDSAPAVGEGQSREGRLANSNTNAGSTGESDARPSIDRNQSGERQTPASDNAASGGVGVQVAAYSTPAGAERGWQVLSRQTDVLKGVKYRVVKGEIDRGTVYRLQAVTSSTAAARKLCDALKADGLPCQVKS
- the ispH gene encoding 4-hydroxy-3-methylbut-2-enyl diphosphate reductase; protein product: MNAPFQDSETRSDPVSGEPSGKPALTLLVAAPRGFCAGVDRAIEIVERSLERYGAPVYVRHEIVHNRYVVDGLKAKGAIFVEELDEVPDGASVVFSAHGVPKSVPHEADRRKLDYLDATCPLVSKVHRQAERQIEAGRHIVFIGHQGHPEVIGTMGQVPDGTMTLVETAEDVAALSFTAEDPLAFLTQTTLSVDDTHAIVEALRIKYPHIVGPKAEDICYATSNRQAAVKQIAPGSDLVLVIGAPNSSNSLRLVEVAERLGTDARLIQRASEIDPTWLDGVGTLGLTAGASAPEKLVREVVDRISEWREVEEHTFVSAQEKMVFKLPRQLTD